Sequence from the Flavobacterium sp. TR2 genome:
CGAAACAAAATTCAGTAAATGGCCCAAAAGTCTTTGTAAACCACACTTTCTCATTCAATTAAAGTTCAATTGTCAAGACCAGCATATAAAAACAAATATAAAACAGCATGATTAGAATCATGTTTTGAAAAAAATGATGATAATATATTTACCCTATTAAAATTATGCGCTTAAACGTCTTTTTCGTACAAGTTAAAAATAAGCGCTATCGCCTTTTATGCCGTATCAAAAGTAGTAAATTCGACAATGAACATGAACAAGAACTTTTTAGTACAGGAGATAATCCGATTAAAAAAAGAAAAAAATGCCGTTATTCTGGCTCATTATTATCAAGATGAGGAGATTCAGGAAATAGCAGATTTTATCGGAGATAGTCTTGAATTGGCAAAAAAAGCTCAAAATACAAGTGCTGATATCATTGTTTTTGCTGGCGTTCATTTTATGGCAGAAACAGCAAAAATCCTTAACCCAAACAAAAAAGTACTATTGCCCGATTGGAATGCAGGCTGCTCCCTAGCCGACGGTTGTCTGCCTGAAGATTTTAAATCTTTCAAAAAACAGCATCCAGATCATATTGTAGTCACTTATATCAACTGCTCTGCCCAAATAAAAGCGATGAGCGATTTGGTCTGCACTTCGGCAAATGCCAAAAAGATAATTGAGTCTATACCTGCAGAACAAAAAATCATATTTGCTCCAGATGAAAATTTAGGCAAATACCTCCAAAAAGAAACCAAACGCGAACTGGTCTTATGGAAAGGCTCTTGTATTGTGCATGAAGCCTTTTCATTAGACAAACTAATAGAAATATATACCAAAAATCCGACTGCAAAAATTGCAGCTCACCCTGAATCTGAAGAACATATTTTAAAAGCGGCACATTACATTGGCTCGACTTCGGGAATTATTAATTTCATTAAAACGGATCCTACTGCCGTTTTCATTGTGGCCACAGAAGCCGGTATCCTGCATGAGCTTACGAAAGCTGTACCTGATAAAACGCTGATTCCGGCTCCTGCCACAGAAGACAACACCTGTGCCTGCAGCGAATGTGCTTTTATGAAAATGAATACACTAGAAAAACTGTATTTGTGCCTTAAAAATGAATATCCCGAAATGCTGGTTACCGAAAAACTGAGGACAGAAGCCCTGAAACCTATACAAAGGATGCTCGAACTATCGTAAAAAATGCAATAACTCTAAATCAAAATAACATGCTTAAAACAGATATACTTATCGTAGGTTCAGGTATTTCGGGATTATTTTTTGCTATGAAAACGGCAAAAAAACGCCCAGATTTATCAATTGTTATAATGACGAAAGAAACAGCCACAAATACCAATACAACATTGGCACAGGGCGGTATTGCTGTGGTAACCGACTTAATAAAAGACAGTTTTAATAAACATATCCATGATACGCTTCGTTCTGGAGGCGGTTTGTGCGATAAAGAAATTGTCAATATGGTGATTAAACAAGCTCCCGAAAGGCTTCGCGAATTGATCGAAATAGGCGCTTCTTTTGATAAAAATGGAAAAGGACAATGGGATTTAGGTTTGGAAGGCGGACATTCTCAGCATAGAATATTGCATCATAAAGACAGCTCCGGACAGGAAATCGAGCAGAAACTGCTCAAAATCATTAAAAAAATGCCCAATATTGAGCTCTTAGAAAATCATATGGTCATTGATTTAAACGCCGAAACAAAAAAAGCTAAAACTACTTGTGCCGGAGCTTTTTTCTTTGAAAAAAAACACAACCGAATTAAATACATTAGAGCGAGAACAATTGTCTTAAGCACTGGCGGCTGCGGACAGCTGTTTGAAAACACGACAAATCCTAAAATAGCGACAGGAGACGGATTGGCAATCGCAGCGCGTGCAGGTGCAGAAATTGTCGATATGCAATACATCCAGTTTCATCCAACAGCATTATTTACAGGAAAAGAAAATCCGCTGTTTTTAATATCAGAAGCCGTTAGAGGTTTTGGCGCTCATATTGTTAATGATAAAAAGCAAAGATTTTTATTTAAATATGACATTCGAGGAGAATTGTCTACACGCGATATGGTTTCAAGTGCTATTAGCAAAGAACTTCAAATAAGCGGAAAAAATCATGTTTATTTAGACTGCAGGCATTTAGATCCAAAAGCCTTCTCAAATCAATTTCCTGTCATAACAGCACATTGCAATGAACTAGGAATCAGGCCTGAGAAAGATTTAATTCCTGTTGTTCCTGCGGCACATTACCAATGCGGCGGCATACGGGTAGATCAAAATGGAGTCACATCAATACCAAATCTTTACGCTATTGGCGAATGTGCGAGAACAGGTCTTCATGGCAAAAACCGTTTGGCATCAAACTCACTCCTAGAAGCTGTAGTGTTTGCACATCAAGCTTCAGAAAATGTAGATAAAACTATTGCCCAATTTATTTTTTCATCCAAAATACTAATTCCGAAGTTTCCAAAAGCACATCAAGCCGATGATTATCTTTCGTTTGAAATACTTAAAAAGGAATTGCAAAAATTAGTCACTTCATATTACACTAGTGAAGAGCGCGACGCCAATTTGGCTTTTCAAAAAATAAAAGAGCTTCATAATTATGCTGTTTCACTCACTGAGAAACACGAAATAATGATTCCTTTTATTGAATTTTCAAATATGGTCGCTGCATCTCTACTTATCATTAAGCAGTGTAAGACTGAGAAAAATAAACCAAAATGCTGAAACCAAAATAATCTATACCCCAAACCATTATGAAACTAACAAGCAAAACCACAATTGGTGAAATCGTAGCAGATGATTTCAAAACAGCGGCCATTTTTACAAAATTCCATATCGACTTTTGCTGCAAAGGACATCGTACAATCGAAGAAGTCTGCAAAAAAAGAGATATTGAAGAAAACGTTCTTATCGAGCATCTTGAAAAAGCTGGAAATAGTTCTGCCAATCAGTCTTTTAATTACAAAAGCTGGTCGGCAGATATGATTGCAGATTATATTACTAAAACCCACCATCGATATGTGGAAGAAAAATCTCCTACCATTCTAGAATATTTAAATAAATTATGCGGTGACCATGGTGCAATACATCCTGAGCTTCATGAAATTCATACTATTTTTTCAAAAACGTATCTTGATCTGACGGCTCATATGAAAAGAGAAGAGTTGGTTGTTTTTCCTTTTATTAAAAAAATGAAAGCCGCGTATAGTAAAGGAACAGAACTGGAAACACCTCCTTTTTTATCTATTGAAGCCCCAATTTTAACCTTAAAAGAAGATCATATTACAGAAGTACAGCACTTTAGAAGAATTGCAGCTTTAACTAATAATTACACCCCTCCTGTTGACTCTTGCAACACTTACAAAGTAGCCTTTCTCATGCTAGAAGAATTTGACAAAGATTTAAAAAAGCACATTCATCTGGAAAATAATATTCTATTTCCAAAAGCAATAGAGCTTGAAAAAACATTTGAAAAAGTGTCTTAAATAAAACAAAACGATGGAAAAAATTTATTCCAATTCTAGAAAAATAATCGCTAATTACTTGCTGAAAATATAAGAAAGAAGAAGGATCTGCTCATAGGAATGGCGACATACACATCCATGATTTGGATTGTCTTACCAGATACTGCCTGGTTGGAGCCTACGTGTGCTGTTAAATGAAGGTTTTAATGGCGTGCAGGCCGTGTCGAGAGCAGATCTCCTTCTCATTTTAGAGAAGTATTGCACAAACAAATAAAATATCTCAAAATCAATCAGTTAAATACAGTTTTAAACTCACTATCATTGGACATTTCTTTTATTCTTTAAACAAATCTACCAACTTAGCTAGATCCAAATTTAAGCCTATATACACAGAATAATAAGGAGCGAACTTTGGAAATAGTCCTCTTATATCCGTTCCAAGAATGAGTTCCGAAGTGGCTGCTTTTGCACCGTCCGCTCCTGCACCACCTCTTGTAGATAAAATATAACGGAAATAACTTCTCACAAGATAAAAGGGATTCCATTCTTTTATTTCACTTAGGTAATAACTCGCTGCATTACCATCTGTATTTACAGAAGAAGGTTGAGGATAATTTGTAGTATACCCTATAGTTGGCTGAAAAAATAAGCGGGATCGTTCAGTGCATTTGAGATCGAAGGTTACACCAAGACCAAAATATCCTGTTATGCTTTTAATTTTGGTGTTATTTTTATTGTTTTGAGAAGACAATATTTTTGGGATAGAATCTAATGATGTTATTGTCAAAGTATCTCTCTGCAATGTATTTATTGCTTCACTAATCTCAAAATTGGAAATTAGTAACTCTCCATGTGCATGGGCAAATATTTTCGTAGCATTTCCGCTAGGATTTCGTAAGGCATAAAGTGCCTGCATATAAATGCTGTACGATGAATTTTTATTTTTAATCTTATGTTCATTGTATCTTGCTTCATATTTGCTACCAACCACAAGCTTGTCCAGTGGCTTTAGCTTAACATATTCATCTGTATACAGCATAATACTATCCGATGTAGAATAATTTATTTTCATCACCCCTGCATTATACCCCCACTTTGAAGAGTCTATCGGAGGGGAATAAATATTAAAATGACCTGTATATCCGGCCTTATTCGTTGTAAAATCAAAATCTACAGCGTTTAAATACATAAAACTTTGAGCTGAAGCTAAATGAGAAAAAAACAACAATAAAAATGGTAAAAATCTTTTCATGATAAAATCAGTTTAATTGATTAAAAATTAAAACAGTTAACTCAGAAAATGCTATTTGGACAGTTTTTGCCTATGCGAATTATTAGTCATTTCTGAGTAAAATAATCCCTCAGCCTAAACGGACTTTCAGTAATCTGTTCAGACTGCAATCAAAAGTCAAGAAAGAGAATAATTAAGGGCGCAAGACACACCCTTAATCTTCCTTTTTACAATAAATTTGTTTTTTTAATTTATCTTTATATAATAGTAGAGCGATATATTTTTCGGTCTTGTTTCATTGCTTATTCTTGGAGTGCCATAACCAGCATTTACAGTTCCTGCGGTATTATTTGCGGGAGAATCAGTAACGTTATGTCTTTGATGAGGAGTGTTTGGTGATTCTCTTCCGTAGTAGATTGCTATTCTATCTTGGTCAATATGTTTATGCCCCTGAAATGAATCTGACTGATAACTTCCAACAATACGGCTCTCTAAATCTCCCTTCTCACCAGTCATAGCCACAACAGGTTGATTAGGATCGAATATATTCAAACCTCTTACAAACACACCTCTTAAATCTGGTATTTGAGATTGGGATGTCAGCGCTTGAAATTTTGAATTTGGAACTGGACGGCCGTCACAAGGAGACCATTTACTTTTATTTGAAGTCCAAATTCCGCCAGGACTTTTCTCATTATTTTTTGTAGCAGTATTAAACTGCTCAAAATTTAAATACGATGTAATTACTGTTCCTATCGGGATTTCTTTGCTTGATGTAATACTCTCCTGTGCATACGCTTTGCTAGTAATTCCTCCTCTGTCAGTTTGAAGAGTTAAAACCAAATCTTTATCAAGTGGTCGCTTACAAGTAATTAAAGTTGTAAAACCTGTTAATCTCTGATTAATGCTCAGGCCTCCACTGACAACTGTACCTTCAGGCAAAACATTAAAACTTGTAACAACTGGCATTGGATCTGTTGGGGATGAAGGTTTGTAATATATTGTAAAGACAACTGCATCTTCTGTCTCCAGATTCTTCCCCTGAATAAATCCAAATCCATTTTGATGACATATCCTATTACATTCAACAAAAGCCTCATAAAGACTTGTATTAGGAATAGACCCGAATGATGCCTGTACACTGCCTTCATCAATATTTAATTCCGTAATTTCCAAAAGACTGGTTCTCAATTCAGAAAATTTCTGGTCATTATCATTCATTCCTATTGAAAACGGAATGCCTTTAATAGGAATGGTAAGTGAGCTTCCCCACTTTCCGCTTTTCATATCTGTTTTAAAAGTGTCTGACAGATAATAAGTTCTTAAATCCCTATTGAAAGACTCGGTTTTTGTCATTTTAGTAAACGAATAAAGTCCATCTTGCAAAAGTTTATCACAATTACAATCCTGTGCAAACAGATTACTGCTGATTATGATCAGCAAACCTAAAAGCTGTTTTCTGGTGTTCATATATTTATGGTTTATGGTTACAATTTTAAAAGCTTATTTTTCTTTGCTTTGCATTTTGGTTAGCTAAAGGAAATAGTCGCGTAAATTCCAGACTAAGAATATATTTTAACGAGTTGTTCAGTTGTTCAGCAACACTCGATTTATATTCCAAAACTACTGCAGACAGCAATCTCATTATTAGGGTAAATACCTAAATAGACATAGTTTTTTACCTAATTTTCTGAATATTACCAGTATGTATATGTTCTTGAAAGAAAATTGCTATTTTAGCTGATAAATTGATTATTAGGGGTAAAACCCTATTAAAATAGAGTTTTACCCTAGTGGAGAAGCGAGGATTATTATAAAATTTGATGAAATAAATTATTAACCCTTAAATAAGTTTAACCATGAAAAAAATTACCCTAATCTTACTGATTATTTTAGCCATTACAGCTTGTCAAAAGAAAGAAAATGTAATCAATCCAGAAACAAATAATAATCCAGACCTAAAAACGCCAGATGCTGCGTGTAAAACTTTAAAGGACTACGATACTATAACTAAATTAGACCGAAAAGTAAAATGGCTGAAAGAAAATGGAGATCATGTTTGTAAAGAGATATTAGAAAAAGCGGTCTTAGATGTTCATCAAGTAAAAGGTGGAATCCTTGATAAAAAAGGAACTTATGATATTACTTGGCCAAAACTTAAAGGTATCATTAAGGATCATGGATATGATGCCTATCTCAGCGTAGCTGTTGATACAGATAAACAAAAAATTGATTCACTGCATATGGTGCCAGAATATATAGAGGGATCTTATTGCTTTTCAACAGCTTTAATAAAAAGTCTGGCAAAAAAATATGCAAAAGGAAATAGTAATGCTAAATTTCAGTTCAGTTTGGCCAAGTTAAATGATAAATCGAAAAGAGCAAAGGAAACTGTTGTTATCATTCAGGTCAATGGAGCACCATATTACTACGATTATTCTACAGAACCTCCATTTATTTCTATTGATAATAAGCCTTTGTAAATAAATACAATTGAATATTCTAGATATCATAAATCCAATAAAAGCATGCGTTTTAATAACGCTGCTTTATGCTTTATTTAATCTTCATTGGAAAATTAAAATGCATCGATATCTTCTGTGTATTCTTTTTGTAGTTTTTACTACTGAACTAGTAAATTCTATTTTAGTATATAACAATAAGTCAATTCGAATACCATTTATCATTAGCATTATTTTTCATGACATTTTTTGGATGCTAGCATTTAGAGAAAACGTAAACAATAAAAAAAGGTCCAATATTACACTATGCATTTTTGTTCTATTTTCTATTATCAATTTTATAATTGTAGAAATATTAGATGCGAATAATTATTACACTTTCATTTTTGGTGCCCTGCTTTACGT
This genomic interval carries:
- the nadA gene encoding quinolinate synthase NadA; translation: MNKNFLVQEIIRLKKEKNAVILAHYYQDEEIQEIADFIGDSLELAKKAQNTSADIIVFAGVHFMAETAKILNPNKKVLLPDWNAGCSLADGCLPEDFKSFKKQHPDHIVVTYINCSAQIKAMSDLVCTSANAKKIIESIPAEQKIIFAPDENLGKYLQKETKRELVLWKGSCIVHEAFSLDKLIEIYTKNPTAKIAAHPESEEHILKAAHYIGSTSGIINFIKTDPTAVFIVATEAGILHELTKAVPDKTLIPAPATEDNTCACSECAFMKMNTLEKLYLCLKNEYPEMLVTEKLRTEALKPIQRMLELS
- the nadB gene encoding L-aspartate oxidase: MLKTDILIVGSGISGLFFAMKTAKKRPDLSIVIMTKETATNTNTTLAQGGIAVVTDLIKDSFNKHIHDTLRSGGGLCDKEIVNMVIKQAPERLRELIEIGASFDKNGKGQWDLGLEGGHSQHRILHHKDSSGQEIEQKLLKIIKKMPNIELLENHMVIDLNAETKKAKTTCAGAFFFEKKHNRIKYIRARTIVLSTGGCGQLFENTTNPKIATGDGLAIAARAGAEIVDMQYIQFHPTALFTGKENPLFLISEAVRGFGAHIVNDKKQRFLFKYDIRGELSTRDMVSSAISKELQISGKNHVYLDCRHLDPKAFSNQFPVITAHCNELGIRPEKDLIPVVPAAHYQCGGIRVDQNGVTSIPNLYAIGECARTGLHGKNRLASNSLLEAVVFAHQASENVDKTIAQFIFSSKILIPKFPKAHQADDYLSFEILKKELQKLVTSYYTSEERDANLAFQKIKELHNYAVSLTEKHEIMIPFIEFSNMVAASLLIIKQCKTEKNKPKC
- the ric gene encoding iron-sulfur cluster repair di-iron protein, translated to MKLTSKTTIGEIVADDFKTAAIFTKFHIDFCCKGHRTIEEVCKKRDIEENVLIEHLEKAGNSSANQSFNYKSWSADMIADYITKTHHRYVEEKSPTILEYLNKLCGDHGAIHPELHEIHTIFSKTYLDLTAHMKREELVVFPFIKKMKAAYSKGTELETPPFLSIEAPILTLKEDHITEVQHFRRIAALTNNYTPPVDSCNTYKVAFLMLEEFDKDLKKHIHLENNILFPKAIELEKTFEKVS